A DNA window from Parabacteroides johnsonii DSM 18315 contains the following coding sequences:
- a CDS encoding aspartate dehydrogenase domain-containing protein gives MKTFVIVGCGRLAGIVSEAVVKGLLPEYELVGVYSRTVAKAERIAGEMEKIGKSCAVCTTVDGLLALKPDILVETASPAALREFAIPALKNGTSIVTLSIGALADDSFYREVCETAKENGTRVYIASGATGGFDVLRTAALMGNATACFFNEKGPDALKGTPVYEETMQSEQKVVFTGNAVEAIRLFPTKVNVTVAASRASVGPEAMQVTIQSTPGFKGDTQKVEIRNDQVHAVVDVYSATAEIAGWSVVNTLLNIVSPVVF, from the coding sequence ATGAAAACATTTGTAATAGTAGGATGTGGACGGCTTGCCGGAATAGTTTCGGAAGCTGTCGTTAAAGGATTATTGCCTGAATATGAGTTGGTAGGAGTCTATTCGCGTACGGTTGCCAAAGCTGAACGTATTGCCGGCGAGATGGAAAAGATTGGAAAAAGTTGTGCTGTATGTACTACGGTGGATGGATTGTTGGCTTTGAAACCCGATATATTAGTGGAGACGGCTTCTCCAGCCGCTCTTCGGGAGTTTGCCATTCCGGCTTTGAAGAATGGAACTTCTATTGTTACCCTTTCGATCGGAGCGCTAGCTGACGACTCGTTTTACAGGGAAGTATGTGAAACGGCAAAAGAGAACGGGACACGCGTTTATATTGCTTCGGGTGCTACCGGAGGATTCGATGTTTTGCGTACGGCTGCTTTGATGGGGAATGCGACAGCCTGTTTCTTCAATGAGAAGGGACCTGACGCTTTGAAGGGTACTCCGGTTTATGAGGAGACGATGCAAAGCGAACAGAAAGTGGTGTTTACAGGCAATGCAGTGGAAGCCATCCGCTTGTTCCCTACGAAAGTGAACGTTACGGTGGCTGCCTCGCGCGCATCTGTCGGTCCGGAAGCTATGCAGGTGACCATACAGTCGACTCCCGGATTTAAGGGAGACACGCAGAAGGTCGAGATCAGGAACGACCAGGTGCATGCTGTGGTGGACGTGTATAGCGCTACTGCGGAGATAGCAGGATGGTCGGTTGTGAACACCCTGCTGAATATTGTTTCACCCGTTGTATTCTGA
- a CDS encoding purine nucleoside phosphorylase I, inosine and guanosine-specific yields the protein MNTNDNTIYREAAGYLSSRITGNPETAIILGSGLGSLADQIEEAVVIPYSEIPHFMHSTAAGHKGNFICGRLGGKQVLAMQGRFHYYEGYTMQQVTFPVRVMKLLGVKNLLVSNAAGGINTNFKVGDLMIIRDHINMMPNPLIGPNDEQFGTRFPDMTRAYDREFIGLVEEIAASHDISLKKGVYVGLTGPSFETPAEYAFYGRVGGDAIGMSTVPEVIVARHAGLRVFGMSVITNEGYHFADDFVNDGADVIVAANKAAAVMTVLFRELVARI from the coding sequence ATGAATACAAATGACAATACGATTTATCGGGAAGCGGCCGGTTACTTGTCGTCCCGTATTACCGGCAATCCGGAAACTGCGATTATCTTAGGTAGCGGTTTAGGTTCCCTTGCCGACCAGATCGAGGAGGCTGTGGTCATACCCTATAGTGAGATCCCGCATTTTATGCATTCGACGGCCGCAGGACATAAAGGTAACTTCATTTGTGGCAGGTTAGGAGGGAAACAGGTGCTTGCCATGCAGGGGCGTTTCCATTATTATGAGGGGTACACGATGCAGCAAGTGACGTTCCCGGTTCGGGTGATGAAGTTGTTGGGGGTTAAGAATCTGTTAGTCTCCAATGCTGCAGGCGGTATCAATACGAATTTCAAAGTCGGTGACTTGATGATTATACGGGATCACATCAATATGATGCCTAACCCGTTGATCGGTCCGAATGACGAGCAGTTCGGAACCCGTTTCCCGGATATGACGCGCGCGTATGATCGGGAGTTTATCGGGCTTGTCGAGGAAATTGCCGCGTCCCACGATATCTCGTTGAAGAAAGGCGTATATGTCGGACTGACAGGCCCTTCTTTCGAGACTCCGGCAGAGTATGCTTTTTACGGTAGGGTAGGAGGTGATGCGATCGGAATGAGTACGGTTCCGGAGGTGATCGTGGCCCGTCATGCCGGTTTGCGTGTATTCGGTATGTCTGTGATTACAAATGAAGGCTATCATTTTGCCGATGATTTCGTCAATGACGGAGCCGATGTGATTGTCGCCGCCAATAAAGCGGCTGCGGTCATGACCGTCCTCTTCCGGGAGTTGGTTGCCAGGATATAA
- a CDS encoding amidohydrolase family protein produces the protein MSILIKGALLDGAVTDVYIEKKEIRQIGEDLQVQADQAIDGRRKALIPGFVNAHTHAAMTLFRGFGDDMPLMPWLEQKIWPNEAKLTREDVYWGTKLACLEMIKSGTTTFFDMYHKFRATADAVEEMGLRALLSGVCFDHFKPELAEKSKRENEKLVVDVAGYGKRIRYAIGPHAIYTVSGELLQWIHGFAAEHSVPIHLHLAETEGEVRDSVKQFGLTPVRYLYKLGILSPRLIIAHGIYVDDDEIRMLADHGVKVVHNPASNMKLASGIQFKFCEMRKAGVTVALGTDGCSSSNNLDMVEAMKLASLLGKAWRKDPEAIPAGEIFRAATEAGASAIGLKAGRIAEGYLADLCLVDLNIPAFTPNHNFVSNLVYAANGSCIDTVICDGKILMQDKKVPGEEEILERTAELAYKLVREP, from the coding sequence ATGAGCATATTAATAAAAGGCGCTTTGTTGGATGGCGCTGTAACTGATGTTTATATTGAGAAAAAGGAGATCAGGCAGATAGGGGAGGATCTTCAGGTACAGGCAGATCAGGCGATAGACGGAAGGCGTAAGGCCTTGATCCCTGGTTTCGTAAATGCGCATACACATGCTGCCATGACGCTTTTCCGGGGCTTTGGCGATGATATGCCGTTGATGCCCTGGCTGGAACAGAAGATCTGGCCGAACGAAGCGAAATTGACGCGCGAGGATGTTTATTGGGGAACGAAGCTGGCCTGTCTCGAAATGATAAAAAGCGGGACGACAACGTTCTTCGATATGTATCATAAGTTCCGGGCTACGGCCGATGCTGTCGAGGAAATGGGGTTGCGTGCATTGCTTTCCGGTGTCTGCTTCGATCATTTCAAACCGGAACTGGCCGAAAAGAGCAAGCGGGAAAATGAGAAACTGGTTGTCGATGTGGCCGGCTATGGCAAACGTATACGGTATGCGATCGGTCCTCACGCCATTTATACCGTATCCGGCGAATTGTTACAGTGGATACATGGTTTTGCTGCCGAGCATTCCGTCCCGATCCATTTGCATTTGGCAGAGACGGAGGGCGAAGTCAGGGACTCCGTCAAACAGTTTGGTCTTACTCCCGTACGTTATTTATATAAATTAGGCATATTGTCCCCTCGTCTGATCATTGCGCACGGTATCTATGTCGATGATGATGAGATTCGTATGCTGGCGGATCACGGAGTGAAAGTGGTGCATAATCCGGCATCCAACATGAAGCTGGCTTCCGGTATCCAATTTAAGTTCTGTGAGATGCGAAAGGCCGGTGTGACTGTTGCTTTGGGGACTGACGGCTGTTCTTCTTCCAATAACCTGGATATGGTTGAGGCAATGAAGCTCGCTTCGCTTTTAGGCAAGGCCTGGCGGAAAGATCCGGAGGCGATTCCTGCTGGTGAAATATTCAGGGCGGCGACAGAAGCCGGTGCTTCGGCTATCGGGCTGAAAGCCGGACGGATTGCCGAAGGCTATCTGGCGGATCTCTGTTTGGTCGATTTGAATATCCCGGCTTTTACTCCGAATCATAACTTTGTCTCCAACCTGGTGTATGCAGCGAACGGCAGTTGTATCGATACCGTTATCTGTGATGGTAAAATCTTGATGCAGGATAAAAAAGTTCCGGGTGAGGAGGAAATTCTGGAGCGTACGGCCGAACTTGCCTATAAATTGGTGAGAGAACCGTAG
- a CDS encoding DEAD/DEAH box helicase — translation MTNNEIVARALANTGITALNEMQQAVLDAGTIKDMVLLSPTGSGKTLAFLLPLLTTLTDEDRKIQALIIAPSRELALQIETVLRSLGAGYKVNCCYGGHPIRTEKKSLEHPPTVLIGTPGRIVDHLERGNIDLDSVRTLILDEFDKSLELGFLAEMKEILAHLPGVRRRVLTSATAAVDIPAFTGITAPVRLSFLKDVKEAKGLTLRVVKSPVKDKLETLYKLLGELKGGSALIFCNYRETVERVSDYLTEMGVDNEYFHGGMEQPERERALSHFRNGSATVFISTDLASRGLDIPEVKNVIHYHLPVSEEAYVHRNGRTARMNAEGVAYLILNAEETVPEYITREPDEFFLPEVAKKPMRSEWVTLTINRGKRDKLSKKDVVGFLFQKGGLEKDDLGIVEIKESCAFAAVKRDKLSGLLDRIRDEKIKNMKAKFI, via the coding sequence ATGACAAATAATGAAATAGTCGCTCGTGCGCTTGCCAATACTGGCATTACTGCTCTGAACGAGATGCAGCAGGCGGTATTGGATGCCGGGACGATAAAAGACATGGTGCTGCTTAGTCCGACAGGGTCGGGCAAGACACTGGCTTTCCTTTTGCCTTTGCTGACGACATTGACGGATGAAGACAGAAAGATACAGGCATTGATCATCGCTCCTTCCCGTGAGTTGGCCTTGCAGATCGAAACGGTATTGCGCTCGTTGGGGGCCGGATATAAGGTGAATTGTTGCTACGGAGGACATCCGATCCGCACGGAGAAGAAGAGTCTCGAACATCCGCCGACGGTCCTGATCGGGACACCAGGACGTATCGTCGACCACCTGGAACGGGGAAATATCGACTTGGACAGTGTGCGTACGCTGATCCTGGATGAGTTCGACAAGTCGCTTGAACTGGGTTTTCTTGCCGAAATGAAAGAGATTCTGGCACATCTCCCCGGCGTACGCCGCCGGGTACTGACTTCGGCTACGGCAGCAGTCGATATTCCTGCTTTCACCGGAATCACAGCTCCGGTGCGGTTGTCGTTCCTGAAAGATGTGAAAGAAGCGAAAGGACTGACTTTGCGTGTGGTCAAGTCTCCCGTTAAGGATAAGCTGGAAACATTGTACAAGCTTTTGGGTGAACTGAAAGGCGGTTCTGCCCTTATCTTCTGTAATTACCGGGAGACGGTGGAACGGGTGAGCGACTATCTGACTGAAATGGGCGTGGATAACGAATACTTCCATGGAGGAATGGAACAGCCCGAACGCGAACGTGCCTTGTCGCATTTCCGTAATGGCAGTGCTACCGTATTCATCTCTACCGATTTGGCCTCTCGAGGTCTTGATATTCCGGAAGTGAAGAATGTGATCCATTATCATCTCCCTGTGAGTGAAGAGGCATACGTGCATCGTAATGGACGTACGGCCCGTATGAACGCGGAAGGAGTTGCTTATCTGATCTTGAATGCGGAGGAGACGGTTCCCGAATATATCACCCGCGAGCCGGACGAGTTTTTCTTGCCGGAAGTGGCGAAGAAGCCCATGCGTTCGGAGTGGGTGACGTTGACGATCAATCGGGGGAAGCGGGACAAGCTGAGTAAGAAGGATGTAGTCGGCTTTCTTTTCCAAAAAGGTGGACTGGAAAAGGATGATTTAGGTATTGTTGAGATAAAGGAAAGTTGTGCATTCGCTGCTGTCAAGCGGGACAAGCTTTCCGGTTTGCTGGATCGCATCCGGGATGAAAAGATAAAGAATATGAAAGCTAAGTTTATATGA
- a CDS encoding dipeptidase — translation MTSVKKYIESNKDRFIEELFSLIRIPSISAKNEHKPDMEVCAKRWTELLLAAGADKAVVMQTEGNPVVYGEKMVAPEAQTVLVYSHYDVMPAEPLDLWKSRPFEPEIRDGRIWARGADDDKGQAMMQVKGFETALNLDLLKCNVKFIFEGEEEIGSPSLEAFCRTHKELLNADVILVSDTSMVSAETPSLTTGLRGLAYWEVEVTGPNRDLHSGHFGGAVANPINVLCKLMADITDADGRITIPGFYDDVEEVSPAEREMIAQIPFDETKYKAAIGVDELFGEKGYSTLERNSCRPSFDICGIWGGYTEEGSKTVLPSKAYAKVSCRLVPHQDHEKISKLFEEYIARVAPAYVKVKVTPKHGGQGYVCPIDLPAYKAAEDAVAVAFGKRPLAVRRGGSIPIISTFEQVLGIKTVLMGFGLEQNAIHSPNESCTLDFFYKGIESVAEFYKRFN, via the coding sequence ATGACATCCGTAAAAAAATACATCGAGTCCAACAAAGACCGTTTCATCGAAGAGCTTTTCTCTTTGATCCGTATTCCATCGATAAGTGCTAAAAATGAACATAAGCCTGATATGGAGGTATGTGCAAAACGCTGGACAGAACTCTTGCTTGCGGCCGGTGCCGATAAAGCGGTTGTGATGCAGACCGAAGGCAATCCGGTCGTGTATGGAGAAAAGATGGTTGCTCCCGAGGCGCAGACCGTTTTGGTCTATTCGCACTACGACGTAATGCCCGCCGAACCGCTTGATCTTTGGAAGAGCCGCCCGTTCGAACCCGAAATCCGGGACGGTCGTATCTGGGCGCGTGGTGCGGATGATGATAAAGGGCAGGCCATGATGCAGGTAAAAGGCTTCGAGACTGCCCTGAATCTGGATTTGCTGAAATGTAATGTGAAATTTATCTTCGAAGGAGAAGAAGAGATCGGTTCGCCGAGCCTCGAAGCTTTCTGCCGTACACATAAAGAATTGTTGAATGCTGATGTTATCCTGGTTTCCGATACCAGCATGGTCAGTGCCGAAACACCTTCTTTAACCACCGGTCTTCGTGGATTGGCCTATTGGGAAGTAGAAGTGACTGGTCCCAACCGCGATTTGCATTCCGGGCATTTCGGGGGTGCAGTCGCTAATCCGATTAATGTGCTGTGCAAATTGATGGCTGACATAACTGATGCCGACGGACGGATCACGATCCCCGGTTTCTATGATGACGTGGAGGAAGTTTCCCCGGCCGAACGCGAAATGATTGCACAAATCCCGTTTGACGAAACCAAATACAAGGCCGCTATCGGAGTGGATGAACTGTTCGGTGAAAAAGGTTATTCTACGTTGGAACGCAATAGTTGCCGTCCATCCTTCGACATCTGCGGTATCTGGGGCGGTTATACGGAAGAGGGCAGCAAGACGGTTCTTCCTTCCAAAGCCTATGCCAAAGTTTCCTGCCGCCTGGTTCCACATCAGGATCATGAGAAGATTTCAAAACTGTTTGAAGAGTACATCGCTCGTGTAGCTCCGGCTTATGTCAAGGTAAAAGTGACGCCTAAACATGGTGGACAAGGCTATGTTTGCCCGATCGACCTTCCCGCTTATAAAGCAGCTGAAGATGCCGTAGCCGTAGCTTTTGGCAAACGTCCGTTGGCCGTGCGCCGTGGCGGAAGTATTCCTATTATCTCGACTTTCGAGCAGGTGTTGGGCATCAAGACGGTCCTGATGGGATTCGGCCTCGAACAGAATGCGATCCATTCGCCGAACGAAAGCTGTACGCTTGACTTCTTTTATAAGGGAATCGAGTCGGTAGCCGAATTTTATAAACGATTCAATTGA